Below is a genomic region from Candidatus Zixiibacteriota bacterium.
GAGAACCCGACTTTTGGTGAGAATATCCGCCGTTCCACCAGCATGGTGACCCATACCGTCGGCTTTATTCTCAAAGGCCAGGCCGCCTTCCACAATCTCCTACGCATCAGTTCTTTCGACTATTACACCTACACCCACTCGGTCAACGTCTGTACCTTCGCCGTGGCTCTCGCCCAGCAACTGGGGATCAGAGACGATAAATCGCTCAACGAACTGGGCATGGGGGCGTTGCTTCACGATATCGGCAAATCGAAAATATCCGATCGTATTCTGAACAAGCGGACTACCCTTTCTCCTATGGAATTCGAACTGATGAAAAAGCATCCCAAATGGGGGATCGAGATCCTAAGCGGAACCGACATGATCAACCCGGTTTCCTACTACCCGGTTCTCCAGCATCATGAACGGGGCGGCAAGGATGGTTATCCCAATGGAATCGGTTTAAGCGAAATGCATGATTACAGCAAGATTGTGGCTATTGTCGATTCCTTCGATGCCATGACAACCGAGCGGGTCTACCAGAAAGCCAAAGAAACTTTCCCGGCCCTGCAACAGATGTTTTCCATGAAAAATGCCTACGAGCGGAAAATGCTCAAAGCCTTCGCCGAACTGATGGGCCCCTCCGGCCTGCTGAATATCTGACTAAATCATACAAGGACTTTGTCTATCGCAAGCCTTTTTTCAAAAATGTCTATTTCATCATAATCCGGATTGAAATCCGACATTAACACTCTTTTTCGAATTTGAGCTTTATTTTGATCATAAAAGACTTCCGGTTCTTGAATAAATCCTCGTTTCACAAGCACCAGAATCCATATCTTTTTCCTTTTAGGCATTTATTTCAAGCCCTTTATCATCCGGAATCCATTTGATTTAATCCAGGAGAAATAGCGGATCAATAATATCATTTCCCGTTGACAACCCCGAATATTTCCCTACTCCTCTTCCACCGTCTGCTCCGATGGCTCTTTACTGCCGCCACCAGACCCCATCATCCCCATCTTCTCCCGCACTGCTACGTCAATCGCCTTGCAGATATCGGCATTCTCCTCGACAAACCGCTTGGCCGCCTCTCGCCCCTGACCCAGCCGGTCACCGCCGAAACTGTACCACGCCCCCGATTTCTCGACAATATCATACTTGGCCGCCAGATCGAGCAACTCGCCCGAATACGAAATCCCCTTGCCGTACGTAATATCGAACTCGGCCTCGCGGAACGGCGGCGCCACCTTGTTTTTGACCACCCGTACCCGGGTCCGCCCCCCGACCACTTCCTGGTTTTCCTTGATCGTGGCGATCTTGCGGATATCCAGCCGGATGGTCGAATAAAACTTCAGCGCATTACCGCCGGTGGTCGTCTCCGGATTACCGAACATAACTCCGATCTTCATCCGAATCTGATTGATAAAAATAACCGCTGTTTTCGATTTGGAAATAACCGCCGTCAGTTTGCGAAGGGCCTGCGACATCAGCCGCGCCTGCAACCCCATATGGGCATCGCCCATTTCGCCCTCGATCTCCGCTCGCGGCACCAGCGCCGCCACCGAATCGATCACGATTATATCAATTGCCCCTGATCGCACCAGGGTCTCGACAATATCCAGCGCCTGCTCGCCGGTATCCGGCTGGGAAATGAGTAGATTATCGACATCGACCCCCAGCGCCCGGGCATAATGAGCGTCAAAAGCATGTTCGGCATCGATAAAAGCGGCAATCCCCCCCAGTTTCTGGGCCTCGGCGATAAAATGAAGCGTCAGAGTCGTTTTGCCCGAACTCTCGGGACCATACACCTCCGTTACCCGCCCGCGCGGGACTCCCCCCACTCCCAGAGCATAATCCAGTCCCAGCGAACCGCTCGGAATTATGGCCACTTCCATTGCCACATCATCCCCCATCCGCATTATCGCGCCTTTGCCGAACGATTTCTCGATTTGACTCAAGGCGCTCTCAAGCGCCTTCTTCCTGTCAGGTGCGCCTACCGCCATCTTGACCTCACCTATATTTTTACTGCTTTTGGCCATTTTTCTCTTCCCGTTTTCGTTTTTTTCATAGAAAGATATTCATTTTTTATATCATGAATATCACATTTTCAATTAACATATAAAAGCCCCCGCTGTCAAATGCTGTCAGTGAAAATAAGCGTGATCGAAAATTATTCGCGGTTGGAAACCATAAGTTTCCATGTGGACAGTCTCTCATAGATCGGCCCGCGCGGAGTCAAAGTCGATTTAAACAGGACCATCTCGCTGAAAACGATTTTCTCCGGAACGAATTGGTAACTATTTACGGCCTCGGCCAGTTCCGCGGTCTGAAAATTGTCTTTAACCCGCCCCAGTGTCAGATGGCTTTTAAACGGCCGGTTTTCCTTCGGAAAACCAAATGCCGCCATCGCTTCTTCGATTTCCCCGGCGAGGGCCTCAAGTTGCTCAATCCCTCCGGATAATCCGGCCCAGATTACCCGCGGCCGCCTGATATTCGGAAATGCGCCCAGCCGGTCAATCATCGAATTGACCGCCCGATGCCGCCCGGCAATACTTTCAAGCGATGATATAATCTCGGCCACTTGCGCTTCATCGGTATCCCCGAGGAATTTCAGCGTCAGATGGATATTCTTCGGAGCCACCCAGTTTACCCGGGTTCGTTTCTGTTTCAGGACAAAGATAGCTTTGCCGAGCATTTCTTCCACTTCATTCGTCAATGGCGAAGCAATAAAAAGACGCATATCATTCAATTCCCAGCATATTCCTGCGCAACAACTCCAGGGCGGCGTAAACCGATCTGTTACGATTCATTTCGCGGTCGCGGGTCAGTTGAAACTTTCGTGAAATCACCCCGGCCGACGAGGCTACGGCCGCAAAAACCGTCCCAACCGGCTTCTCCTCAGTCCCCCCATCCGGCCCCGCGACTCCCGTTATGGACAAACCATACTCGCAACCCGAACGCTTCCTGATACCGACCGCCATAGCCTCGGCCGTCTCGGCCGAAACCGCCCCAAATCTATCGATAATCTCCGCAGGGATATCCAGCAGTTCTATTTTCGACCGGTTGGAATAGGTCACCACCCCCCGGTCAAAATAGGCCGATGAACCCGGAATATCGGTGATCCTGGCCGCCAGCAGTCCGGCCGTGCATGATTCGGCGGTGGCCAGTTTGGCTCCCCGTTCCTTCAGCAAACGACCGATCACTCCCTCCAGGCAATCATTATTTTCCCCGTATATATATTTCCCGACCAATCCTCTCAATTTCTCCGCCAGTTCCTCGGCCGCCTTGCTGACCTCATCCCCATCGGTCCCGTAGGTCATAATCCGCAGATCCACACCTCCATAAGCCGGCAGATAGGCCAGATGAATGGTCTCGGACAACTTAATATAAGGCGTGATTTTCTCGGCCAGAGCCGATTCGATTATCCCTGTCGTCCGAAGTTTAATCGTCCGAATAAACTGCTTGCTGATATGACTCTCGAGATACGGTATCATTTCTTCGGATGCAATTACCTGCATCTCGCGGGGAACTCCCGGAAGCGAAATAAATATCTTACCGCCATCGTTAATGACGATTCCGACCGCCGAACCGATCCGGTTGGGAAGATAAATCGCCCCCTGGGGCAGAAGAGCCTGGTTTTGGTTGATCGACGGCATTTCAATCCCGCGCGCGGCAAAACGTTTTCGGATATCCTCCAGAACCTCTTCATGGAAAACCAGATTGCGTTTGAAAACCTTGACAATTGCACGCTTGGTGATATCATCATCGGTCGGTCCCAGTCCCCCGGTGGTGATAACAATATCCGCCCGCTTCAAAGCCAGATAAAAAACCTCTTCCATTTTTTTGGCATCATCACCCACAGCCGTTTTATATACCACCGGCAAACCGATCTCCATCAGTTTCCCGGCAATAAACGGGGAATTGGTATCAATCGTGTGGCCCGAGATGATTTCATCGCCGATAGTGATTATTTCGACATCCATGTTAACTCTTTCCTCGCCGGATTAAGCTCCCCCAATATAATGATTTATGATATATACCGTCAATTGGGTTAACAGGTTCGCCTGAATTCCCGCCACCACGTCATCGGCCGTCACTCCCCACCCCCGGGGTAGTCGCTCGGCAGCATTGGCCGGCCAGATTTTGACCGCATCCAGTAGCCGAAAATATATAAAAGCCAGACCGAAATTAAGAAGCGAATACGGCACCAGAATCAACGTGATAAACATCCCCGCCCACTCATCGATCACAATCCGTTTGGCGTCATGACCGTAAATTTTCTCCGCCTCCCCCGCCAGAAAAACCGAGATTACAGTCGCCGCCACTGCGGCCATAATGGTTGCGGTTTCATGGCCTTTAAGGAAAAAACAGGCGATCAGCCAGGCCGGAATAGTCCCGGTGGAACCGGGGACTATTTTGCTGTAACTGCAATAGAAACCCGATGCGAGAAATTTGATAATGGAATTCTTATTCATCGCAGAACATTCTTCAGCATCGAGTAATATTTCACGGTATAATCAAAGCCGGTGTAAACCGTTATCAAGGTGGCCGCCCCCAGAAGAATATCGTACACCTCCTGCCGGTTGAAAATCAGCAACTCTTTTAGAGGGCTTTCCACCAGCGAGAAAAAGGCATCGAGCGTAATCACCAGAAGCATAAAAGTAATCGTGCTCATCTGTATAATTGTTTTCAGCTTGGCCAGGGTCGAGGCCGGTATGATCGAGCCTTTGTAAGCCGCCAGCGAGCGAATCCCCGTCACATAAAATTCCCGCGCGATAATCAGCATTACCATCCACGCCCGCGCAAATCCCAACGATACCAGCGCAATCAGGGCCGCCGAGACCAGAATTTTATCGGCCAGGGGATCCATAAATTTCCCGAATCCGGTGATAATCCCGTATTTGCGGGCATAATGCCCATCAGCAATATCGGTGAGCGCCGCAACAACATATAATATAAAGCCGAAAATCCGGCTGTAAGCGTTGTCAATCAGGAAAAACGACATGAAAACGGGCGTCAGGATAATCCGGCTGAGAGTCAATTTGTTGGGCATATTCATGACAGAGGAGAATTTACTAAGATATCACATGGCTGTCAATCGGATTTGCCGACTCCCCTGTCCATCCGATTTTCCACTGAAAAAGTAGCCGGAGTATAAGACGGCCGGGGCTGATTAATAAAGCCCCGGCCCGAAGAT
It encodes:
- a CDS encoding HD domain-containing protein, translated to MAIHLLNSKTGTRYLPIYLESLRIDTVLSFDLYIKIGEEMILYRSADLPFSEKTLDKLLENNVNRLYVSEKFKDKYQKYIEQNLDKILNDRKIPEKKKANILYDTSKSLMKDVLENPTFGENIRRSTSMVTHTVGFILKGQAAFHNLLRISSFDYYTYTHSVNVCTFAVALAQQLGIRDDKSLNELGMGALLHDIGKSKISDRILNKRTTLSPMEFELMKKHPKWGIEILSGTDMINPVSYYPVLQHHERGGKDGYPNGIGLSEMHDYSKIVAIVDSFDAMTTERVYQKAKETFPALQQMFSMKNAYERKMLKAFAELMGPSGLLNI
- the recA gene encoding recombinase RecA is translated as MAVGAPDRKKALESALSQIEKSFGKGAIMRMGDDVAMEVAIIPSGSLGLDYALGVGGVPRGRVTEVYGPESSGKTTLTLHFIAEAQKLGGIAAFIDAEHAFDAHYARALGVDVDNLLISQPDTGEQALDIVETLVRSGAIDIIVIDSVAALVPRAEIEGEMGDAHMGLQARLMSQALRKLTAVISKSKTAVIFINQIRMKIGVMFGNPETTTGGNALKFYSTIRLDIRKIATIKENQEVVGGRTRVRVVKNKVAPPFREAEFDITYGKGISYSGELLDLAAKYDIVEKSGAWYSFGGDRLGQGREAAKRFVEENADICKAIDVAVREKMGMMGSGGGSKEPSEQTVEEE
- the thpR gene encoding RNA 2',3'-cyclic phosphodiesterase, whose translation is MRLFIASPLTNEVEEMLGKAIFVLKQKRTRVNWVAPKNIHLTLKFLGDTDEAQVAEIISSLESIAGRHRAVNSMIDRLGAFPNIRRPRVIWAGLSGGIEQLEALAGEIEEAMAAFGFPKENRPFKSHLTLGRVKDNFQTAELAEAVNSYQFVPEKIVFSEMVLFKSTLTPRGPIYERLSTWKLMVSNRE
- a CDS encoding competence/damage-inducible protein A — encoded protein: MDVEIITIGDEIISGHTIDTNSPFIAGKLMEIGLPVVYKTAVGDDAKKMEEVFYLALKRADIVITTGGLGPTDDDITKRAIVKVFKRNLVFHEEVLEDIRKRFAARGIEMPSINQNQALLPQGAIYLPNRIGSAVGIVINDGGKIFISLPGVPREMQVIASEEMIPYLESHISKQFIRTIKLRTTGIIESALAEKITPYIKLSETIHLAYLPAYGGVDLRIMTYGTDGDEVSKAAEELAEKLRGLVGKYIYGENNDCLEGVIGRLLKERGAKLATAESCTAGLLAARITDIPGSSAYFDRGVVTYSNRSKIELLDIPAEIIDRFGAVSAETAEAMAVGIRKRSGCEYGLSITGVAGPDGGTEEKPVGTVFAAVASSAGVISRKFQLTRDREMNRNRSVYAALELLRRNMLGIE
- a CDS encoding phosphatidylglycerophosphatase A, whose protein sequence is MNKNSIIKFLASGFYCSYSKIVPGSTGTIPAWLIACFFLKGHETATIMAAVAATVISVFLAGEAEKIYGHDAKRIVIDEWAGMFITLILVPYSLLNFGLAFIYFRLLDAVKIWPANAAERLPRGWGVTADDVVAGIQANLLTQLTVYIINHYIGGA
- the pgsA gene encoding CDP-diacylglycerol--glycerol-3-phosphate 3-phosphatidyltransferase, translating into MNMPNKLTLSRIILTPVFMSFFLIDNAYSRIFGFILYVVAALTDIADGHYARKYGIITGFGKFMDPLADKILVSAALIALVSLGFARAWMVMLIIAREFYVTGIRSLAAYKGSIIPASTLAKLKTIIQMSTITFMLLVITLDAFFSLVESPLKELLIFNRQEVYDILLGAATLITVYTGFDYTVKYYSMLKNVLR